The proteins below are encoded in one region of Hordeum vulgare subsp. vulgare chromosome 3H, MorexV3_pseudomolecules_assembly, whole genome shotgun sequence:
- the LOC123439757 gene encoding pectinesterase — MAWTWTTRGKGTRLQVLVLLLLLALLLVARGGDGAAVFSGYTFRGQGEAEAFEEALLRQACFNVSSSSSGAGRGKGDCVSRIDTARGGPSSGPVPVLRAALRDTLDEAVSAVGAVAGLASLSNHAREEMAVRDCIELLGYSVDELGWSLDAMAEPFDGAEAEMETEHGAAPGSVGSGARAEDDMHAWLSSALGNQDTCTEGFHGTDGRLLRRVEASVAQLTQLVSNLLAMHKRLRSIMPLRQRGKNDTAASGAGSELPPWVMDVAGGVEEELARARGRSGGKKAMHVDVVVARDGSGRYRSVGEAVARAPNHSRKKYVIYVKRGVYYENVDVKKKKTNIVLVGEGMGETVITGSRSFSSGWTTFRSATVAVSGAGFIARDLTIRNTAGPAAHQAVALRVDSDRSAFFRVAIEGHQDTLYAHSLRQFYRDCRVSGTVDFVFGNGIAVIQRTTLATLPLAPGQTGSVTAQGRKDPNQNTGFAIHNCVVEAKYPTYLGRPWKPFSRVVVMESYLGAGVRARGWLEWAGDAGLATLFYGEYRNFGPGAGVAGRVKWPGYHVIMDPAWATHFTVRRFINGLTWLPSTGVTFTTDLIKK, encoded by the exons ATGGCGTGGACATGGACGACACGTGGTAAAGGCACTCGCCTGCAGGTGCTGGTGCTGCTCCTGCTGTTGGCGCTTCTGCTTGTCGCCCGCGGCGGCGACGGCGCCGCGGTGTTCTCAGGATACACGTTCAGGGGGCAGGGCGAGGCTGAGGCCTTCGAGGAAGCACTGCTGCGCCAGGCGTGCTTcaacgtctcctcctcctcctccggcgccggGCGCGGCAAGGGCGACTGCGTCTCGCGCATCGACACGGCGCGCGGCGGTCCCAGCAGCGGGCCCGTGCCCGTCCTCCGCGCCGCGCTCCGCGACACGCTCGACGAGGCCGTCAGCGCCGTTGGGGCCGTCGCCGGCCTGGCGTCCCTGTCCAACCACGCGCGCGAGGAGATGGCCGTGCGCGACTGCATCGAGCTGCTGGGGTACTCCGTCGACGAGCTCGGGTGGTCGCTCGACGCCATGGCCGAGCCCTTCGACGGCGCGGAGGCGGAGATGGAGACCGAGCACGGCGCTGCGCCCGGGAGCGTCGGCAGTGGCGCGCGTGCCGAGGACGACATGCATGCCTGGCTCAGCTCCGCGCTGGGCAACCAGGATACGTGCACGGAGGGCTTCCACGGCACAGACGGCCGCCTGCTGCGTCGCGTCGAGGCGTCTGTGGCGCAGCTGACGCAGCTGGTGAGCAACCTGCTCGCAATGCACAAGCGGCTGCGCAGCATCATGCCGCTGCGCCAGCGCGGCAAGAACGACACGGCGGCGTCCGGCGCCGGTTCGGAGCTGCCGCCGTGGGTGATGGACGTCGCCGGCGGCGTCGAGGAGGAGCTCGCGCGCGCCCGGGGCCGGTCGGGAGGGAAGAAGGCGATGCACGTGGACGTTGTGGTGGCGCGGGACGGGAGCGGGAGGTACCGGTCTGTCGGCGAGGCGGTGGCGCGCGCGCCCAACCACAGCAGGAAGAAGTACGTCATCTACGTGAAGCGAGGGGTGTACTACGAGAACGTGgacgtgaagaagaagaagaccaacaTCGTGCTCGTCGGCGAGGGCATGGGTGAGACGGTCATAACCGGCAGCCGGAGCTTCTCGAGCGGCTGGACCACGTTCCGGAGCGCCACCGTCG CCGTGTCCGGCGCGGGGTTCATCGCGCGGGACCTGACGATCCGCAACACGGCGGGGCCGGCGGCGCACCAGGCGGTGGCCCTGCGCGTGGACTCGGACCGGTCGGCCTTCTTCCGGGTGGCCATCGAGGGGCACCAGGACACGCTCTACGCGCACTCGCTCCGGCAGTTCTACCGCGACTGCCGCGTGTCCGGCACCGTGGACTTCGTCTTCGGCAACGGCATCGCCGTGATCCAGCGCACCACCCTCGCCACGCTGCCGCTGGCGCCCGGGCAGACGGGGAGCGTCACGGCGCAGGGCCGCAAGGACCCGAACCAAAACACGGGGTTCGCCATCCACAACTGCGTCGTGGAGGCAAAGTACCCGACCTACCTCGGCCGACCGTGGAAGCCCTTCTCGCGGGTGGTGGTCATGGAGTCGTACCTGGGCGCCGGCGTGCGCGCGCGCGGGTGGCTCGAGTGGGCAGGGGACGCCGGCCTCGCCACCCTCTTCTACGGGGAGTACAGAAACTTTGGGCCCGGCGCAGGGGTCGCCGGACGGGTCAAGTGGCCGGGGTACCACGTGATCATGGACCCGGCATGGGCCACCCACTTCACCGTAAGACGGTTCATCAACGGTCTTACATGGCTGCCGTCCACCGGCGTCACCTTCACGACCGACTTGATCAAGAAATGA